Proteins encoded in a region of the Mercenaria mercenaria strain notata chromosome 1, MADL_Memer_1, whole genome shotgun sequence genome:
- the LOC123545191 gene encoding guanylate-binding protein 1-like: MNEESPPQQRMPGKLSASRLGKFDDLPLQRSPVGKKKIPAKPTIKSPKPDFPAKRITRPVSKETTLPDNPIFHSPMILVSTVDGKTTCDQSTLTKLREIEKPLNIVSVVGTLRTGKSFILNKLASHGSAGDKSWFETGHTTTAVTKGIWVMCRPHPTQEDQVLVLLDTEGIDDPDKVDIEDDKNLFVLATLLSSTMVYNTRGNFDRTAIEKFKFLNRIKTSIKVSGSEEDDSILDFFFPNFVLTLRDVTLESNEEDDDTYLEDMLKLKRRKKGEIIKEDSLKEYNLPRMLIRRYFKNRKCFRFRKPVKRDLLKMLMTLPENTLKREFQETLNEFRKYIFSCEPKLLKSGKAINGRMLSSLLLNYVHSIQVGESPCLTSAMISMSAVENTHVVQKASEIYKREMQRRLTSHSPSEKGLVNYHKDSMKAALEVLKSGLIIDDEQIYEEQAMVCFKNQFENFKNIVTKDLEAKCLNTLGRLDTMKIQVKIKNRKYCTPTGYDDYMKDIDSLIQQFNREVGYMGSVARIVLQEFLDKKVEEEEIVYKMVLEALDGQEGPARRKIKRLSLFREEDANILKEEEEVEEAIRADIEMLQVNGLQNIGTQYLGMLKTKIEEVDRVKKELTRSDSYYHKLCKETAHWKNIFEKATFNLSHYRKQLKPVTEQKETDMQGTTYNEPWEDVIGQLWKKALEKDESIDEDDVTSQCSFDEEDFKPAKEGSASGDGLTVLPDRVSPEGMSDDPVYRDPAPVEERRKSDKCNII, from the exons gAAACCAGATTTTCCGGCAAAAAGAATCACACGACCAGTGTCAAAAGAAACAACCCT GCCTGACAACCCAATATTTCATTCACCCATGATACTGGTATCAACGGTTGATGGCAAAACAACATGCGACCAGTCGACCTTAACCAAACTGAGAGAAATAGAGAAACCATTGAACATAGTTTCTGTAGTTGGGACACTGAGAACTGGAAAATCCTTCATCTTGAATAAACTGGCCAGTCACGGTTCAG CCGGTGACAAATCTTGGTTTGAGACTGGTCACACAACGACAGCTGTGACAAAAGGTATCTGGGTAATGTGTCGGCCACACCCTACACAGGAAGACCAAGTTCTTGTTTTACTAGATACAGAAGGGATTGATGATCCTGATAAG gTGGATATAGAAGACGACAAAAACCTGTTTGTACTTGCCACGCTTTTATCCAGCACAATGGTTTACAATACAAGAGGGAACTTTGATAGAACTGCAATTGAAAAATTTAA ATTTTTAAACAGAATTAAGACGTCAATAAAGGTGAGCGGCTCGGAAGAAGACGATTCTATCCTTGATTTCTTTTTCCCGAACTTCGTTCTCACACTAAGGGATGTTACTCTTGAATCTAATGAGGAGGACGATGATACTTATCTGGAAGATATGTTAAAGCTTAAACGACGCAAGAAAGGTGAAATTATCAAAGAAGATTCCTTAAAAGAATACAATCTTCCAAGAATGCTTATCCgaagatatttcaaaaacagaaaatgtttccGATTTAGGAAACCGGTCAAACGTGATCTGCTGAAAATGTTGATGACGCTGCCAGAGAATACCCTGAAGAGAGAATTTCAGGAAACGCTGAACGAGTTCCGGAAGTATATATTTTCGTGTGAGCCAAAGTTACTGAAATCAGGAAAAGCAATAAATGGCAGGA TGTTAAGTTCCCTATTGCTGAATTATGTCCATTCCATACAAGTTGGAGAGTCTCCATGTTTGACAAGCGCAATGATTTCAATGTCGGCAGTGGAAAATACACATGTAGTCCAGAAAGCTTCGGAAATATATAAACGTGAAATGCAAAGACGTCTTACTTCCCATTCACCGAGCGAAAAAGGTCTTGTTAACTATCACAAGGACAGTATGAAAGCTGCTCTTGAAGTTTTGAAGTCTGGACTAATTATTGACGATGAACAAATCTATGAAGAACAGGCAATG gtttgcTTCAAAAACCAGTTTGAAAACTTCAAGAATATTGTCACGAAAGATTTAGAAGCAAAATGTTTGAATACACTAGGAAGACTGGATACAATGAAAATACAAGTGAAGATAAAGAATCGAAAATACTGCACACCAACAGGCTATGATGATTATATGAAAGATATAGACTCCTTGATCCAGCAGTTCAATAGAGAAGTCGGTTACATGGGATCTGTG gcgAGAATCGTTCTTCAAGAGTTTCTTGATAAAAAggtagaagaagaagaaattgtGTACAAAATGGTTCTAGAGGCACTAGATGGGCAAG AAGGGCCAGCAAGGAGAAAGATCAAGCGCTTGAGTTTGTTCAGAGAAGAAGATGCTAACATTTTAAAGGAGGAAGAAGAAGTTGAAGAAGCAATTCGAGCTGATATTGAAATGTTACAAGTCAACGGCTTACAGAACATCGGAACACAATACCTTGGCATGCTGAAGACAAAAATTGAAGAAGTAGACAGAGTGAAGAAAGAGCTCACTCGGAGCGACTCATACTACCATAAATTATGTAAAGAAACGGCACAttggaaaaacatttttgagAAGGCTACATTTAATTTGTCCCACTATAGGAAGCAGCTAAAACCAGTAACTGAGCAAAAAGAAACGGATATGCAAGGCACAACTTATAATGAGCCTTGGGAAGATGTTATAGGGCAGCTTTGGAAGAAAGCGCTGGAGAAAGATGAATCTATAGATGAAGATGATGTCACGTCACAATGTTCTTTTGATGAGGAGGATTTCAAACCTGCAAAAGAAGGTTCAGCAAGTGGAGACGGTTTAACGGTTCTGCCTGACAGAGTTTCACCGGAGGGAATGTCCGACGACCCAGTTTATCGTGACCCTGCTCCTGTTGAAGAACGAAGAAAATCGGATAAATGTAACATCATATAA